The sequence below is a genomic window from Monodelphis domestica isolate mMonDom1 chromosome 2, mMonDom1.pri, whole genome shotgun sequence.
gggttaagtgacttgcccagggtcacacagctggaggtgtctgaagccagatatgaacctaggacctcccatctctaggcctgactctcaatccactgagacacccagttgcccccttcctttctttctcaagaAATTCAGTACCCAGTCCAGTCTTTCTCCCCACTTCAGACCTAGCTCTCAAACTTGGGGATTTCAATTTATATAGTAGTGTCCCCTTTAACATCTTGATTTCATCTTATTTCATCACCTTTGTTAGCTCCCATTACCTGTATCATCACTTTAACCACTCACAGAGACGGCTTCATTTTAGATTCCTTCTTGACTTTGAAATTCTTTTCTCTTATCCTAATCTGTTCTTCCATCTTCCATCCTGCTCCACTTCTTTAAAATCTATTCTTCATAATTCTATGACCTTTAGACTCTGTACTCCTTCCCATTCTGCCATTCCCTCTCCCCTGCTCTGGCCTCTTTCCTCCATTTTCAGATGTGGTCTGTGGTTAGCCAGCTTTAGGATACATTATTAGCTACTCTGGAATCCCTTGCCATCTTGGCCAGCTGCTGCTTACACCTTACCAAGCTCTACTCTTGGTTTACCTTATTCCAAATtattccaaaccttctcttctctcctcaagtcCCCTGTACTACTCCATCTTTCTCAGCAGAAAACTTCCCCTCCTACTTTGctggatggaaaaaaaaagataatttaccATGAGCCCTCTCTCCTCACTAACTTCACATTTCAGGgaatgatactttttttttttaaacccctactttccatcttagaatcaatactgtgtattgattccaaagagtACAACAGTAAGTTCTAGgcccagtgatggggaaccttttgcAACTTGTTAGGGACCctgtgccatgccccaccccaaCTGCAGGCACTGTATTTAGTTTTGCTCAGCCGTGCCCCCTCATTCTGGGATAGTGGAAGAAGACTAGAATGCCCCACCCACTTCCTTCAGGGGCAGGGCCAGGCTCCCAGTAGGCTAAGCCAGGGGCACACcatatgtgccatctttggcatgtgtgccatagattcaccatcatgggtttaggcaataggagtttaagggacttgcccagggtcacacaactaggaagtatctgggttcaaattattaaccctaaccctatcttTGGGCCTGGTTGTCAATCCatagtcacctaactgccccttccaGGAAATAACTGGATAGAAATTCTCCAAAGGGTCTCTCTTTTAGAGCACCATCCTTAGACTCAGGGCTTACCTGGGCTTGGTCTCTGGGAGGCAATGCTGAGATTGCCCCATATGTGTTCTGCCTTCTTTTCAACTTCTTTGACCTGTCTACTCCAGGAAATCTGCAGAACTCTAGAgagatgggggcgggggggggggaatcctATATAATAATGGTGATATAGATTATAAATATTTGCATGAGAAAAAGATCAATGCGGTCTGGAAGAGGTGGAATTTGAGTTAAACTTCAAAGAACAGATAAGATTTGGCCAAACATTAGTGAGCATGAGTTACCTGATTACAGGAAGGATTTGTATTGGAAAATGGGATTAGAAACACAGGcaaatgctgggtttgtaccccaaagagataataaggaaaaagacttgtacaagagtattcatagacACGCTGTTTGTAgtgggaaaaaaattggaaaatgaggggatgccctttaactggggaatggctgaacaaattgtggtacttgttggtgatggaacactattgtgctcaaagaaataataaactggaggaattccaggtgaagtggaatgacctccaggaattgatgcagagtgaaaggagaagaaccaggagaagattatacacagagatggaaacactgtggtaaaatcaaatgtaatgggacttttctattagtagcaatgcaatgatccagaactattcagagggacatatgagaaagaacactattcacattcagagaaagaactgtgggaaaagaaatacagaagaaaaacaactgcttgatcacatgggtcaatggggctatgactggggaagtagattctaaaagatcaccctagtgcaaatattaataatatggaaataggtcttgatcaatgacacatgtcaaGCCCAATGGAATTCtggtcagatatgggaagggggtgggggcaggggagggaaagaacatgaatcttttaaccatgggaaaatattctaaatcatctaattaaataaaattttcaaaaagaaagaaacacaggCAAAGGAGTTGCCTATATTTATTCCTCActtaattaaaacaaacaaacaaacaaacaaaaacacatcaaaagatccagaggaAAGATGTGACAAAATGAAAGTGAGGTTTAAGAAAGTGGCTGATAGGAATATACAGTATGGTTTAGAAGGTCAGCTTCCAGTAGGAGTAAGTCTCTTAATTGTTGTAATAAATTAGGTATGGGGCCTGGACTGGAGTTTGGACAGTCCAGCAGGATGgacataaataaaagaaaacactACAGGTAACTAACTAGATATGGAGGGATAAGAAGTTTTGAAAGATGAAAGTCCCTTCTCTGACCACAGTTTCCTGCCTTTCTATTTCTCCTGTTCCCACACTCTCTCAAACCAGCTTTTTGACTTCATTTCAACTTCCATTCTCTCACTGgcttttttggttttgtctttgaccttttcctcttctccctctgtccTGAAATCTCatgcattcttttttcccctaataattttactttattttattttcagttacaaatttcctccctttctccttttctctccaacccaagaaggcaaaacaaacaaaacaaaacaaaacaaacccttacAAATATGTGTAACCATGCAAAAGAAATTCCCACATTAGCTATTtccaaaagtagaaaaagaaagagaaaatagattttaatctTCACTCTGAATCTGCTCTTTATCTGAATGGAAGTAGATAACATAAACCTTTcagaattgtggttggtcattgtttAGTCTTGCTCTAACATATCCCCATATAGTCTTTGGAGTTGactatctttacaatattgttgttactttgtAAATTGTTCTGATTATGCACAcctaactttgcatcagtttataaaagtcttATGGGATTTTTCTGAACCCATCCCTTTCACATTTCTTATATATAATCTGATTTATTCTTatagttttatgtatatattttctaaatcttcatcTCTAGTCCAACTTTATTTCTAAACTGCAAATACGAATTTTCCAACTATCTACTGAATATCTCTCTTTGGTGTCTAGCAAGCACCTCAAAATCAGTGTATCTAGCATGATCTGATCTCCCACAAACTGGCTTTCTGACTTTTCTATTAGCACCATTATTCTCCCAGGCACTAGTTAAAACCTTGGAGGCACTTTCTACCTACAACCAATCAGTTTCTGAGTTTTGAGAATAAAGGAAATATGGACAGGCAATATGCTTCCTTTTCAGAATTCAGTACTTGACAGCACTTTGgctatttttttcccccttcactcTCCAGCCCTCTGCCATTCATCCATCCTGTCCATTTCTAAGGCTATTGCCCTATTACAAACTACATAGCACGGCATTCAAGGCCTTCCACAAAGAAGTAGAGGCTAAGAGTTTAGGGGAATTGGGCAGAAAGCCAAAAACTGAAAGGAGATTGATCCTGTATAGTTCAGCTCTTCACCCAGGCCTGACCAGTTCTTAACCTATTCACCAGTCCCTGTTCCCTGATCAGGACACATTGTTCTTTTCTCTTGATACCTTCAAGAAACAGCATAGAAAGTAGAGTCCAACACTTACCAGCCTGAGCTCTATCCACCCCTGCTTTTGCACGAACTGCAAAACACAGAAATATTGTAACTTAAGGAGAATTCTTGGTTCAGGTTCCCCAACACTACTACCAACTTAGGTGGGCCCTTTCCACTGTTCATCTCACCTTCATAGTGGGCTGCATTCACTTTTCGAGCCCGAGCTCTTTGACTCTTCACagctaaaaatgaaagaaaagacagGTGATATGCCAAGATATTTTTTCTGGGTACCCACAGGTCTGACTTACCTAGGTTCTACTATCTTTCCTGAATTCAGCCCTTTGCCCgactcccccctcctcccccccagcaGCTCTTATCCTTATTCCCAAATCTGGACAcactattcttttctcattctttctcctacCACCTCCCTATCTTGTTCATAGTCAAGATCTGGTAAGAAGCAAGGATGGAAGGGTGGGACACTCACCTCGGGGTAGTCGTGCTCCCCTCTTCAGGGCAGGAACTagattctggctttggggaaTCATTTGCTAGGGGAAGTAAGAAAAGATTTGAACCATAACCTTGGCCTATATAGCACCAGCCTAACATCTAACAAAAGAGATACACAGGTTAAGAAAAACAGATACTATGAGAGAAACCTACAAAGTTTGTATCTAAGAGAAGAGTATAGAGATAATGAGAGATAAAGCCAGGGACAAACATAGcaacagaatttcagagctatTGGGGAAAATGAGACATATTATCTaatagcttattttacagatgagcaaactgaggccaagaaagggaAAATTAACTTCCTAAAGGTCATTCAGAAAGTGAGCTTGGACTTAGAAACCAATGTTTTCCTTAAGCTGTTCCTACTTTAGGAAAGACTTAGTCTCTCacgtttaaaaaaaatgtggcttGAGGTAAAGAGTATATAAGAAAAACTGGGTCCACTTCCAGGCTTTCCTGTCTTTCCAGGACCCTTAAGTGTGTGCCTCAGAGGAATCCAGAAATGTCCCCTTAAGCCAGATTCAAGGCAGCAGAGACACTCAGAGAGAATGAGTCACAGAGACAGGCTAGAACAAATAAAGACACCCAAGGAGACGCATCTCACACAAATAAACATACTCACCACCACAGCCTCAGCCTCCTCCACCATCTCTTGCTGGGCTGGGACCTATAGAGGGGAACAGGGGAGGACATGACATGGGAAACACAccctctcccccctccacctGATTCCTCACCCTTTGGCTCCTCACTTCCTGCCAACTAAAAGTTcaatgcctcattttcctcctgtGTCTATTCCACCAGTTCTCTCTAGAATGCTCACTCTGGCTCTTCCAAGCACTCCACTATTTCCAGAGCAAAAGGGATCTCACCTGGGAAAATGGGGATGCCTGGGTCCCCAAGCTGATAACCACTAGCAAAAGGCCGAGACAGGCAAGAGAGAGGCCCAGGGCCAGGACCAGGGTGGGTAGCAGGGCGGTGCCCAGctccccccttctccctttccgCCTCTGGCTCCTACGGGTggccatgggggtggggggctgtgCTTCAAAGCCCCCCCCATAAGGACCggagggaatgggggaggggtaAGTGGGAGGGAGCAGGCTGAAAAGAGGGAGGGGCAAGGGAAacgggagggaggagggggatgaGGGACAGGAAGCGGACATGTGTTAAAAACGGAGAAAGATTGTTAGAGATTTCTTGTTTTTATGTGAAATGGAACTCAGTACATGGTttgggggctttttttttttttatccctgatTACAGAATGTATAAAACAATGATGAATATAAAACGAAGAATACTTTCTGTGTTACTGTGAAACCCACAGAGAGCATAAATCTGATTGGAGCATGTATAAAACAGAGTTGAATTTGTTTGTTAAACAGAAACAAGTATGTGACAAACAGACATGAGAGGGTATGTTTGGGAAGTAGAGTGATTAGTCTATGACTTTGAGATCCCCCTGGAACTCATTCCCCCTGAGGAATTACTAATTTAAGACTCCAAGGATGACCACTAGGCAACTGTTTCCACTTCTGCTTATCTTTTCCCAGACCTGATTATTTTGCCTTGATGCCCCCATGATTGCTTAGATTAACGTGTGTTTGAATCCTCTATGTCTTACATTCCAAGTTAGGGCTCAGCACATACCGTTTGCGATCAGGACAGTTCAATTCTTCAAACATGATGAAGCTCCAACAAGGCACTGGATCAGGTGCCGGGATAGAAAGATGCCCAAAAGAACTCCACAAAGCCTACCCTTGGTCAGGTAGTGGGCAGACCTTCTATGtaaacaaaaggaaggaaggtacaCATTAGAATATCTTGGGGGCAAAGAAGGATTGCACTGGGAGAAAGgagtcatcaccatcatcatagCTGGAATTCATTAAGCACTTTACCTATGTTACCGCTTTTGATCTCCCCAGAACTCAGGGAGGTAGGTCCtaatattctctccattttatagaagaggaaactgaggcaaactaagaTCTCCTAACTGGGTCTCCTTGCTCTATTCAGGGTTCTACTTAGCTTCCAGAATGATATACCAGGCATGGGGACAGGCCATCTATTTGAGTGCACAAGGGCTGAAAAGGGGCAAGATGAAACTGAGGAGCGGTTAGCTAGTAAGTCCTTATGACTGCCTAGGGACAGTATTAAAGGAACTagttatgaaataaaataaaaaggatagtTTGGAACAACATTATAGAGGGCTTTCAGGGTGTATTTTATCCTGATAAGGTAAGAGGCAACCACTGAAGGTTTTGAGCAGTGGTGGCATAATCAGATATAATTAGAAATGTAAAAAAGTAGGAGGCTTATCTgggatggaaaggagagaaagacacagagacagagaaagagctcCTTAGCGGAAGATGGGAATGACCGTGGGGCCCAGGCAAAGACTCAACTAAGGGGAGGGAGGTCATTCAATTGTCCTCTTATCAAGGCTATAGAGTTATTTTTATCTGTCACATGGGATGATAGTAATAGTACCCCCTCCCAGGACTgttatgaagctcaaatgagatgtcatgtatataaaatgctttgcaaatttcaAAGCAGATATTTTTTTCTGTCTAAATCAGCCTCTTCATTTAACAGATTGGTAAACAGGCTTAGAGAAAGTGACTTAGTCATACACAGAGTTTTAAGCAGAagagccaaaatttgaacccTTGTCCATCTCcatatccagtgttctttctaccacaGCATCATGCTTCTTCACAGACTGGGTGAGCACATGAACTTGGAAGAGCCCCAAATAGGCCTTAAGCTAGAACTAGCCAGTTTTAATGATTAAAAAGGCAGTATTCAGAGGAAGAAGTCCAAGTTATCAATAACCATAttaaaaaatgccctaaatcactaatagataaatgtaaattaaattattCTGAGTGCCATCTCATACTCTtcagattggcaaagttgacagaaaaggaaaatggcaagtgCTCAGGGTCTAGTCATtataaaaagcaatttggaattatgccctaaaagctatgcatactctttgatacaGTGATAAGCTAcctgataaagaaattaaagaaagaagaaaaagaaccatgcttatggcagctctttttgtgttgacagagaattgaaaaatgaggaaatgctcatcaattagggaatgtctGATCAATTAATGTTAtctgaatgtgatagaatactattatactttaagaaatgatgaagggtgGGTAGGGGAGTGCAGCTGGatggcagctcagtggattgagagtcaggcctagaggcagaatgtcctgggttcaaatctgccctcagagacttcttagctgtgtgtctctgggcaa
It includes:
- the TNFSF12 gene encoding tumor necrosis factor ligand superfamily member 12; amino-acid sequence: MATRRSQRRKGRRGELGTALLPTLVLALGLSLACLGLLLVVISLGTQASPFSQVPAQQEMVEEAEAESLEVDPQMIPQSQNLVPALKRGARLPRGESVKSQRARARKVNAAHYEVRAKAGVDRAQAGEDGTVSGWEEAKINSTNPLSYDAKSAEFTVTRAGLYYLYCQVHFDEGKAVYLKLDLLVDGSLALRCLEEFSATAASSPGTQLRLCQVSGLLPLRPGVSLKIRTLPCAHLKAAPFLTYFGLFQV